The window GGGGCGGGTTCGCCGCGATGGTAGCTGGCGTAGTCCTGCAGCCAGCGGAGCCGCAATTCCCGGGCCGCTTCCTTGGAGTCCCGGGCCCGGAGGCGGTAATCGGCGCCATAGGTGGTCAGCCCTTCCGCCCAGTTGCCGCTGGCGGGGTCCACGTAGACGCCGTTGCCCCACCAGCTGTGCAGGATCTCATGGGGCAGGGACTGCTCGCGGATGAAGCCCATGGGGAGGATCCGGCGCCCCAGGTAGGCGATGCCGGGGAAGCCGAAGCCGGCCGGCCATGGGCTGCTGACCACCGTGAACCCGGTGTGGGGATACGGTCCGTAGCGCTCCTGGAAGCGTTGCAGGTGGCCGGCGGTGGCCGCCAGGAAGGGGTCGGCGAGCTCCTCCAGATCGGGCGGCAAGGAGGTGGCCACCGCGATCCCGTCTTCGGTGGTATCCCGCCGGAACCGGTGCGGACCCCCAACCAGCACCGCCCCCTCGGCGGGCTGTCCCATCCGGAAGCGGACGGTACGGGTATCCCCCTCTGTGGTCTCGTCCGTCCGGTGGCCGGGTGCGGTAAGCCGGAGCTCCCGCGGGGCGGTAACGGTAAGGCGGTAGGTGTGGAGGTCCTGCCCGGTGCGGGGATACCAGAAGCCTCCCCCGAGGTAGACTCCCTCCGGGGTGACGCGCGGGCCGAAGCCCGGGCCCTGGCCGCCGCCCCCGGGCCGAGCCTCCCCGGGCAGGGTCCCTGAATAGCGGACCTCCACCGCATGGCGGCCCGGCTCCAGGGCCCGGCTGCTTTGCCATCGGGCGGACTCCCCGCTCGTACGGGATCCCTCGTGCGGCGAGCCGTTCACCGTCACGGACTCCACTTCCAGATCGGGATGCAGCCGGAAGGCGAGGGGGCCACTCCCCGACCACCGGAAGCGATCGACACCGCGGACCCGGTGGGTGTCCGGCTGGACTTCCAGCTGGATGCGATGGTCGTGCGTGGAATCGGTGTCCCCGAGCACCGGAGGAGAGCCGAGGGCGCAGACCAGTACGAGCCCGGTCCGCCATGCTCCCCGGCCGGCGGGCGTCATTCGCCGGATTCCTCCTCCTTGGCCTCGTCCGCCCAGCGGTCGTAGCAATCCAGCCCGCAGAAGTAGAGCACGTAGTCGCTGCCCTCCATGCTCTTGGCGTCGTCATGGGGAACCTCCGCCATGCACACTTCGCAGGATACTTTGGCTGGTTCCATGGAATCGTTCCGCTCGCTCATGGTGCGCTCCTCTCTCCGATTCCCGGGTTGAGCCCTTGGCCCTCTATATTAGGGCAGACAACGGGGACGGTCCGGTTATCCCTCCCGGGCCTCTTCCTGGAGCCGATGGGCCCGGTTGGCGATCTGTAGCACCCCCAGGGCGTAGTCCGACGAATAGTTGTAGCGCATGATCGCACGGACATAGGTTGCCACGTAATTGATATTGGGGATATCCGAGCGCACCTTGTCGAAGCGCCGCAGTCGCTGGCCGTCGGCATTGCTGGCGGCGGCGAAGCTGGCATTGCCCTCGTCGAAGTCCAGCCAAGCCTCGACGATCTCATCGAGATTCTCCAGGCGCTGGAAGTCCAGCATCCGGTCCGGCCAGCCGAATTTGTTCCGGAGCAGGTTGGCCGCGGAGAGGATAGCGTCGGGGAGCCGGGAGAGGTCCGGCGGGCCCTCCCCGGCACTTACGGCGTGGTCCAGGTTGGACGGCAGGAACTGGGGGATGCCCACCGCCCCGGCGTAGCTCGCCGGGACGGAGGTTTCGGCGAGGGAGATCCCCTGGCGCTGGGCGTAGAGGACCAGGGCCACCAGCTGCTCTTCGGCCATGTCCAGGAGGCGCGGGACGCGGCGCTGCAGCCGGCGTGGAGCGTCCGGGCCCACGGTCAGTCCGTCGAGAAGGCTGTTGAATACGGTGAAGGCGTCGTGATCGAAGGCGTCGTAGCGGCCCAGGGCGCTCTCCTTCAAGAGGATGGCCCCGATGATCTCCTTGCGGATGCCGTATTCCTTTTCCATCCGCTCGTACACGGAGGCATGCTCCCGGAAGCTCTCCACCAGCAGGTTGGCCTCGTAGACGTAACGCTTGTTGGCCTGGCGCTCCCGCTCCTTGTGCTTAGGGATCTCGGAGATGTCCGTGCGCAGCCGGACGGCCTTTTCATCGCGACGGGCCGCCTTTTGCGAGCTGAACAGGGCCTGGATGCGTTCCGGGGAGACGCCGCGGTCGATGAGGCGGCTGAACAGCACCCGGTAGCGATCGGGATGCTCGAATTGACGGGCGGTGGCCTCCAGGTCGGCCGCCCCGGCCAGGGCGGGGGTCAGTCCGAAAAGCAGTAGGGTGACGATTCTGAGCACGGCGTAACCTCGGTAACCAGCAAAGAATTCCCTGTCCGGCCTGAAATGGTGCAGGCTGGAAAAAGGAAACGGGTTTGGAGCCAGTCCGGACGGGGTGGCAATCTGTCCATCTGGGCTGTCACGGCGCCACGTGGGCGCAAAGGTGGGTGAACGGTGAATTCCTGGCTCGGAAGAAAACCTGCGGTGGAGGCGCTTCCCCAATATCTGCACGAGCAGCGGGAGGACGTCTACCTGCTCCTGCGGCATTACCTGAGCCTGGACCGTTCCTTGCTGCTGCATTCGGACCTCTGGGACGAGCTGCTGCGGTTCTCCGAGGAAACGGTACCGGGTATGGAGAACACCCCCCTGGGCTGCCTAATCGCCGTCGCTCAGGAGGCGGTGCTGGAGGCCCCCTGGATCTGTTTCTCCATCCGTCCCTCCATCGCCACCTGGGAGTACCTGCGCTTCCACGTGGAGGAAGTAGAGTTCGAGCCCATCTCCGTGTCGGAGTTCCTCAAGTTCAAGGAGCGCCAGGTGACCCGGCGGGACCCCGAGGAGGACTGGACCCTGGAGGTGGACCTGGGACCCTTCTCCCGCGAGTTCCCCAAGCTGCAGGAAACGCGCTCCATCGGCCGCGGGGTAGAGTTCCTCAACCGGCGCCTCTCCAGCCAGCTCTTCCAGAGCCTGAACGGGGGGGACCAGAGCCTGCTGCGCTTCCTGCGCCTCCACCAGTACCGCGGCCAGCAGTTGATGCTGAACGGGGGTATCCAGAGCCTCGACGAGCTGCGCTCCGCGCTGCGCTACGCCGAGGTCTACCTGGCCCGGGCCGACCAGCGCGCCCCCTGGAGCGAGGTGGAGCCCCATCTCCGGGAGCTCGGCTTCGAGCCGGGTTGGGGCCGGGAGGTCGCCCGCATCCGCGATACCCTTCACCTGCTCTCCGACATCCTGGAGGCCCCGGAGCCCGCCACCCTGGAGCGGTTCCTGGGCCGCATCCCCATGATCTTCAGCCTGGCGGTAATCTCTCCCCACGGCTTCTTCGGCCAGTCCAACGTCCTCGGTAAGCCGGATACCGGGGGGCAAGTGGTCTACATTCTTGACCAGGTCCGGGCCCTGGAGTCGGAGATGCGGCAACGCATCTGGGAGCAGGGCCTGGACATCGAGCCCAAGATCCGCATCCTCACCCGGCTTATTCCCGAGGCGGAGGGCACCACCTGCGACCAGCACCGCGAGCACGTGCTGGGGACCAAGTATACCCACATCCTGCGGGTGCCGTTCCGCACCGAACAGGGCGAGGTGGTGCCGCATTGGATCTCCCGCTTCGAGGTGTGGCCCTACCTGGAGCGCTTCACGGTGGAAGCGGAGAAGGAGCTCCTCGCCGACCTCGGCGGGCGCCCCGATCTGGTCATCGGTAACTATTCCGACGGCAACCTCGTGGCCACCCTGCTGGCGCAGCGTCTCCACGTGACCCAGTGCAACATCGCCCACGCCCTGGAGAAGGCCAAGCACCTCTATTCGGACCTGTTCTGGGCCGACAACGAGGGGGAGTACCATTTCTCGGCCCAGTTCACGGCGGACCTGATCGGCATGAACGCGGCGGATTTCATCATAACCTCCACCTACCAGGAGATCGCCGGGGATGCCGAGACCATGGGGCAGTACGAAAGTTATGAATCGTTTACCATGCCCGGTTTGTACCGCGTCCTGAACGGCATGGACATCTACGATCCAAAGTTCAACATCGTCTCGCCAGGCGCCGACCCGGAGGTGTACTTCCCGTATACGGAGGAGGGGCGGCGTCTCACGGGCCTCCACGAGGAGATCGCGGACCTGGTCTACGGCGGGGAGCGCTCCGATGCCCGCGGCCGCTTCCTGGACCCCGACAAGCCGGTACTGTTTACCCTGGCCCGGCTTGATCGCATCAAGAACATCACCGGGCTGGTGGAATGGTTCGGGGCGAGCCCCCGGCTCCGCAAGGGGGCCAACCTTCTGGTGATCGCCGGCCACGTGGATGCGGGGAAGTCGGTGAACTGGGAGGAGCGGGCACAGATCGAGCGCATGCACGGGCTCATGGACACCTACCGCCTGGACGGCGAGGTGCGCTGGCTGGGCACCCACCTGGACAAGAACCTGGCGGGGGAGTTGTACCGCTTCATCGCCGATCGCCGCGGGGCCTTCGTGCAGCCGGCCCTGTTCGAGGCCTTCGGCCTCACGGTGATCGAGGCCATGACCTCCGGTCTGCCCACCTTCGCCACCTCCTACGGGGGGCCGCTGGAGATCATCGAGGACGGGGTGTCGGGCTTCCACATCAACCCCAACCACGGGGACCAATCGGCGGAGACCATGGCGGACTTCCTCGAGCGCTGCGCCGCCGATCCCGGGCACTGGGAGCGGGTCTCCCGGGCCGCGGTGGAGCGGGTGCGTGCCCGGTACACCTGGGAACTGTACGCCGAGCGGATGATGACCCTGTCCCGCATCTACGGCTTCTGGAAGTACGTCACCAACCTGGAGCGTGATGAGACCCGGCGCTACCTGGAAATGTTCTATGGGCTGCAGTTCCGTCCCCTGGCGCGGAAGGTGGGGGAATCCGGTGGGCGCGAGGGATAGCTGGGATCCGGTAAAAAGGGGGGATCCGATGGAGACATGGAGTGACGGCGGTGGAGGCGTGCGGGCCGTTCCCGGGGGAGGTCGTGCATGGTGAGCCCCCGGGAAGGAACGGGGGTCCGCCGCTCGACCCTGTTCATCCTCTCCATCCTGGTCATCGAGGTGGTGGCCCTGTCCGCGCTGGTCTGGAACTCGGTGCGGATCCTCAACAGCAGCCACGACCAGCTGATCGAGTCGTCGGCCGATCAGGTCAACGACCTCCTGGGCCAATCCGTGGCCCCGGCCCTGGCGGCCTCCGATCCCCCCCGGGTACAGGCGGTCCTGGAGCGGCTTTCCGAGGGAGCCAACCTGGAATACGTCCGGGTCCTGGACCGCGAGGGCCGGGTGGTGGCCTCTCTGGGCAATCCCCCCGAGGAGCTCCGGGAGGATGCGCGGCCCAGCGAGGCCGGGCCGGAGGGTGTCTACGACGCATCCAGCGCGATTCGGGGCGAAGGCGAGCGCCTCGGCACGCTGCTTACCGGCCATTCCCTGGCCCCCGGCCGGGCCTTCACCAGCCAGGCCAAGCTGCAGAACGCCCTGATCGGCGGCGTTGAGATCGTCCTGACCATCCTGGCGACCCTGATCCTGGGCCTCTCCTTCACGCGCAATCTCCGGCGCCTCGAGGCCGGGGCCCGGGCGCTCGCCCAGGGCGAATACTCCCACCGGATCCCGGTGAAGGGCCAGGACGACTTCGCCCCGGTGGCGCGCTCCTTCAACGACATGGCGGCCAGCCTGACCGGCGCCCGCCGGGAGCTGGAGGAGAAGAACCGGGCCCTGGAGCGTCAGGCGCGTCACTTCCGCACCCTCCTGGACGGGGTGGAGGCGGTGGTGGTGGAGGGCGACCCCAACACGCTCCAGCTCACCTACGTCAGCCAGGAGGCCGGGAACCTCCTCGGGTATCCCGTCACCCGCTGGTTCCAGCCCGGCTTCTGGGAGGAGCATGTCCACCCGGAGGACCGGGAGACCTTCTTGGCCGGGGTGTCCGGCCACCTGGACGCCCCGGGGTCCTTCAGCCTGGACTTCCGCATGCTTCACCGGGACGGCCACGCGGTCTGGGTGCGGGCCATCAACGCCGTGGACCGGGACGAGGACGGCGGGTTGATCCTGCGCGGCCTCCTCCTTGACGTCACCAAGGAGAAGCACTCCGCCGAGCGCATAATCTACCTGGCCGACCACGATCCGCTCACGGGTCTGTTCAACCGGGGGCGCTTCCAGGAGGAGCTGGAGCGCAACGTGACCTACGCCCAGAGCTACGGCCATGACGGCGCGCTGCTGGTGCTCGGTATCGACCGCTTCAAGTACATCAACGACACGCTGGGCCACCGCACCGGGGACCACTACCTGCACGCGGTGGCTTCCGCCCTACAGGACACCATCAGCGAGGTGGACGTGGTCGGGCGGCTGGGCGGCGACGAGTTCGGCATCATTCGCCCCAAGGCCACCCCCGAGGAGATGGAGGAGCTGGCCGGGGCCCTCCGTGCCCGCTTGGCGCAGCCCTTGTTGGAATCGGGGGAATACCTCTCGGCGGCCACCGCGAGCATGGGCATGGTGTTCTTCCCCCGTAACGGCGTCCGGGCCGACGACCTCTTGGCGCGGGCGGACGTGGCCCTCGGTACCGCCAAGGAGGAGGGCCGGGACCGCCTGCACCACTACCACGAGGGCGCCGAGGCCATCGGCCGCATGCGGGCCAAGATCAAATGGGAGGACCGCATCCGGCGGGCCCTGCGCGAGGACCGGTTCCGCTTCCATTACCAGCCCATCATTCACCTGCGCAGCGGCGCGGTCAGCCACTACGAGGTGCTGTTGCGCATGGAGGGGGAGGATGGCGAGCTGGTCGGGCCCGGGGCCTTCCTCGATACGGCCGAACGGTTCGGGATGATCGGGGAGATCGACCGCTGGGTCCTGGAGAACGCCATCCGGGTCCAGGGGGAATCCCGCCAGGTGGGCCGGCCGGTGAAGCTGGCGGTCAACCTCTCCGGGCGCCATCTGGGCCGCTCGGACATCCTGGAGCTCATGAATTCCGCCATCGAGCGCCATGGTGCGGATCCCCAGGCGCTGACCTTCGAGGTGACCGAGACCGCCGCCGTGGAGAACCTCACCCGCGCCCGCCAGTTCATCCACAGCCTGCGGGAGCGGGGCTGCCGGGTGGCCCTGGACGACTTCGGGGTGGGCTTCTCCTCCTTCCACTACCTCAAGAACCTGCCCGTGGACATGGTCAAGATCGACGGCAGCTTCGTCCGGGCCCTGGACCGGGACGAGTTCGACCGGCGCTTCGTCCAGGCCATGAGCGACCTGACCGCGAGCCTGGGGATCGAGAGCGTGGGCGAGTTCGTGGAAAGCGGGCGGATCGCCGAGATCCTGGAGGAGCTGGGGGTGGGCATGGGCCAGGGCTTCCACCTGGGGCGGCCCGCCCCTTGGTTCCTGGAAGGAGGGGTTCCGGCGGGGGAGGGCTGGCGGAGCGCCGGCGGGGAATAGGGAGGCGCGGGGCCACGCCCCCGCGGCCGGCCTCAGTCGTCCCCGGAGGGGTCCGGATGCCAGCCGGCGGCGCGTGCCTGGCGAACCGCTTCGTCGTAGATGCGCTCGTGGCGTTGCCGGAGATCGTCGGGCAGGTTGCTCACCAGGTGGCCATAGGGCTCCCAGGCCTCAAGGACCTGGGCGTGGAGCTGTTCCAGCCGGCCGTAATCCCACCCCTCGCAGGTCTCCGTCTCGGGAAGGATCCCGAACACCCAGGCG of the Thiohalorhabdus denitrificans genome contains:
- a CDS encoding M1 family metallopeptidase, whose protein sequence is MTPAGRGAWRTGLVLVCALGSPPVLGDTDSTHDHRIQLEVQPDTHRVRGVDRFRWSGSGPLAFRLHPDLEVESVTVNGSPHEGSRTSGESARWQSSRALEPGRHAVEVRYSGTLPGEARPGGGGQGPGFGPRVTPEGVYLGGGFWYPRTGQDLHTYRLTVTAPRELRLTAPGHRTDETTEGDTRTVRFRMGQPAEGAVLVGGPHRFRRDTTEDGIAVATSLPPDLEELADPFLAATAGHLQRFQERYGPYPHTGFTVVSSPWPAGFGFPGIAYLGRRILPMGFIREQSLPHEILHSWWGNGVYVDPASGNWAEGLTTYGADYRLRARDSKEAARELRLRWLQDYASYHRGEPAPALRDFQARVDQASRTRGYNKAAFLWIMLRDRLGDAPFDAALRRFLRQHKYQRASWADLQRAFEQAGEQDLDAFFRAWLDRPGAPRPRIAGLRSEGGELELTLAQEEPPYPLRLPVHIHRADGTVRKETVSLTRAEQSFRWTVPGPAVTRVAVDPDYRVFRSLSASEVPPRLSAVMASEGGGLRLPAQSRGKEWEAALSALARALWPEDSRVEDGEKGGASIRVVPPGELPAAWEAVDGRRPLPDFPAEATTMVLVGREDPQASPTLLIAADSPGDLKALARALSHYGSYGWLAFRNGRNVAKGRWPVPDKPLTRTLDGAKDSSGDPG
- a CDS encoding DUF3330 domain-containing protein, producing the protein MSERNDSMEPAKVSCEVCMAEVPHDDAKSMEGSDYVLYFCGLDCYDRWADEAKEEESGE
- a CDS encoding lytic murein transglycosylase yields the protein MLRIVTLLLFGLTPALAGAADLEATARQFEHPDRYRVLFSRLIDRGVSPERIQALFSSQKAARRDEKAVRLRTDISEIPKHKERERQANKRYVYEANLLVESFREHASVYERMEKEYGIRKEIIGAILLKESALGRYDAFDHDAFTVFNSLLDGLTVGPDAPRRLQRRVPRLLDMAEEQLVALVLYAQRQGISLAETSVPASYAGAVGIPQFLPSNLDHAVSAGEGPPDLSRLPDAILSAANLLRNKFGWPDRMLDFQRLENLDEIVEAWLDFDEGNASFAAASNADGQRLRRFDKVRSDIPNINYVATYVRAIMRYNYSSDYALGVLQIANRAHRLQEEAREG
- a CDS encoding sucrose synthase, encoding MEALPQYLHEQREDVYLLLRHYLSLDRSLLLHSDLWDELLRFSEETVPGMENTPLGCLIAVAQEAVLEAPWICFSIRPSIATWEYLRFHVEEVEFEPISVSEFLKFKERQVTRRDPEEDWTLEVDLGPFSREFPKLQETRSIGRGVEFLNRRLSSQLFQSLNGGDQSLLRFLRLHQYRGQQLMLNGGIQSLDELRSALRYAEVYLARADQRAPWSEVEPHLRELGFEPGWGREVARIRDTLHLLSDILEAPEPATLERFLGRIPMIFSLAVISPHGFFGQSNVLGKPDTGGQVVYILDQVRALESEMRQRIWEQGLDIEPKIRILTRLIPEAEGTTCDQHREHVLGTKYTHILRVPFRTEQGEVVPHWISRFEVWPYLERFTVEAEKELLADLGGRPDLVIGNYSDGNLVATLLAQRLHVTQCNIAHALEKAKHLYSDLFWADNEGEYHFSAQFTADLIGMNAADFIITSTYQEIAGDAETMGQYESYESFTMPGLYRVLNGMDIYDPKFNIVSPGADPEVYFPYTEEGRRLTGLHEEIADLVYGGERSDARGRFLDPDKPVLFTLARLDRIKNITGLVEWFGASPRLRKGANLLVIAGHVDAGKSVNWEERAQIERMHGLMDTYRLDGEVRWLGTHLDKNLAGELYRFIADRRGAFVQPALFEAFGLTVIEAMTSGLPTFATSYGGPLEIIEDGVSGFHINPNHGDQSAETMADFLERCAADPGHWERVSRAAVERVRARYTWELYAERMMTLSRIYGFWKYVTNLERDETRRYLEMFYGLQFRPLARKVGESGGREG
- a CDS encoding putative bifunctional diguanylate cyclase/phosphodiesterase; translation: MVSPREGTGVRRSTLFILSILVIEVVALSALVWNSVRILNSSHDQLIESSADQVNDLLGQSVAPALAASDPPRVQAVLERLSEGANLEYVRVLDREGRVVASLGNPPEELREDARPSEAGPEGVYDASSAIRGEGERLGTLLTGHSLAPGRAFTSQAKLQNALIGGVEIVLTILATLILGLSFTRNLRRLEAGARALAQGEYSHRIPVKGQDDFAPVARSFNDMAASLTGARRELEEKNRALERQARHFRTLLDGVEAVVVEGDPNTLQLTYVSQEAGNLLGYPVTRWFQPGFWEEHVHPEDRETFLAGVSGHLDAPGSFSLDFRMLHRDGHAVWVRAINAVDRDEDGGLILRGLLLDVTKEKHSAERIIYLADHDPLTGLFNRGRFQEELERNVTYAQSYGHDGALLVLGIDRFKYINDTLGHRTGDHYLHAVASALQDTISEVDVVGRLGGDEFGIIRPKATPEEMEELAGALRARLAQPLLESGEYLSAATASMGMVFFPRNGVRADDLLARADVALGTAKEEGRDRLHHYHEGAEAIGRMRAKIKWEDRIRRALREDRFRFHYQPIIHLRSGAVSHYEVLLRMEGEDGELVGPGAFLDTAERFGMIGEIDRWVLENAIRVQGESRQVGRPVKLAVNLSGRHLGRSDILELMNSAIERHGADPQALTFEVTETAAVENLTRARQFIHSLRERGCRVALDDFGVGFSSFHYLKNLPVDMVKIDGSFVRALDRDEFDRRFVQAMSDLTASLGIESVGEFVESGRIAEILEELGVGMGQGFHLGRPAPWFLEGGVPAGEGWRSAGGE